Genomic window (Streptomyces sp. NBC_01431):
AGCCCCCTCACCTCCTGCCCCATGTTCTCCCCACGTACCCGGAGACCGGCCCCGCAGCCCCCCTCACCCCCTCCCCAGCACCACCGTCCCCGAAGAGCAGAACCAGCCGCCCGTCCCCGACGCCACAGCCAGCTCCGGGAGGCTGCCGTCGCCTCTGCGTACCTGGCCCGCGCCCCCCTCGCCCCGCAGCTGGCGTACTGCTTCGACCAGGAGGAACAAGCCCCGCATGCCCGGATGGCAGGCGGACAGGCCGCCGCCGTCCGTGTTGACCGGGAGTTCGCCGTCCCGCAGCAGCCTGCCCTTCTCCACGAACGCGCCGCCCTCCCCCTTCGCACAGAACCCCAGGTCCTCCAGCGTCACCAGAGTCATGTACGTGAACGCGTCGTAGATCTCCGCCAGGTCGATGTCCGCCGGGCGCACCCCCGCCCGCTCGAAGGCGAGGCGGCCCGAGACCGCCGCCGGGGACACCGTGAAGTCCTCCCACTGCGACATCGTCGTGTGCGAGACCGAGGTCCCCGAACCCAGCACCCACACCGGCGACTTGGCGGTGTCCGGGACGTGCTCCTCGGCCGCCAGCAGCACCGCACACCCGCCGTCGGAGCGGATGCAGCAGTGCAGCTTCGTGAACGGGTCCGCGATCATCGGGCCGGACAGGACCTCCTCGACCGTGACCGGCTCGCGGAACATCGCGTCCGCATTGGTGGCCGCGTTCGCCCGCGCCTGCACCGCGACCTGCGCCAACTGCTCGATCGTGGTGCCGTATTCGTGCATGTGACGGCGCGCCGCCATCGCGTACTTGGCGATGAGCGTATGGCCGTACGGCACCTCGAACTGGAGCGGGCCCCGGCCACCGAAGGAGAGGTTCGAGGTGCGCCGGCGCGCCTTGATGTCGGCGCGTGCCGTCGACCCGTACACGAGGAGTACGGCGTTGGCGTGCCCGGCGGCGATCGCGTCGGCGGCGTGCGCTGCCATGACCTCCCAGGTGGCGCCCCCGACAGCCGTGGAGTCGACCCAGGTGGGTCGGAGCCCCAGGTACTCGGCGACCTCGACCGGCGCGAGCGTGCCCAGGCCCGCCGAACCGAAGCCGTCGATGACCTCGCGCGAGAGCCCGGAGTCGGCGAGCGCCCGCCGGGCCGCCTGGGCGTGCAGCGCGTACGGAGTCGCGTCGTCCACGCGTCCGGTGTCGGACAGCGCCACACCGACGACAGCGACCTTGCGGGGACGGTGAGTTGAGGGCGTAGATGACATGAATCTGACGGTACATCAGATTACTCGGAGGTCGTCAGGGCCTCCATCGGCTCCCAAACAACCGCCGCCGCACCCTGGGCATCTGCGCCCGCCAGTCCTAACATGACGCCCCGTCAGATCAGAGGCCCCGCCTCTGGGGGAGGAGCCCGACGATGGACGCAGCCTTCACCGCGGAGCAGGACGAGATCCGCCGCACCCTGCGCGAACTGCTCGCCAAACACTGTGGCCCGCACGACGTGAAGAACGCCGTCCGCACCCCGCTCGGCCACGACGGCGCGCTCTGGGACCGGCTCGCGACCGAGCTCGGCCTGCCCGGACTCGCCCTGCCCGAGGAGTACGGGGGAGCCGGTTGCACCACCACCGAACTCGCCCTGGCCTGCGAGGAGACCGGCCGCGCCCTGCTGCCCTCCCCGCTGCTCGCCACCGCCGCCCTCGCCGCCCCGCTCATCACCGCACTCGGCACCGACGCGCAGCGCAACGCCCTGCTCCCGCTCATCGCCCGCGGCGAGCGCACCGCCACCCTCGCCGTACCCGGCGCCGGCCTCGCCCTCGCCCTCGGTCTGACCGGCGCGAACACCGATGGCGCGTGGGCGGGCGGCGGCCGGGCCGGAGGCGTCCAGGCCAAGGGGGCGCCGGACGGCACATGGCGCCTTTACGGCGAGGCCGACCAGGTGCTCGACGGGCACAGCGCGGGCCTGCTGCTCGTCGCCGCGCACACCGGCGGCTTCGCCCGCAGCCGCACCCTGCTCTTCCTCGTCCCCGGCGACGCGGACGGCCTGCGGCGCACCCGCCGGACCACCCTGGACGAGACCAGGCCCCAGGCCCGCATCCAACTCCGTGACGTGCAAGGTGAGTTGCTCGGGGCTGACGACACGGTCGACATCTCCGGCGCACTCGGCGCCACGGGGCGCGGCGCCGCGGTCTGTCTCGCCGCCGAGGCCGTCGGCGCCGCCGCCGAAGCCCTTGACCGGACGGTCGCGTACGTCAAGGAGCGCGAGCAGTTCGGCCGGGCCATCGGCTCCTTCCAGGCGGTCAAGCACCGGCTCGCGGACCTGTACGTGCAGGTCCAGGCGGCGCGGTCGGCCGCCTACTACGCGGCCTGGGACCCCGGCGCGGGCGCTCTCGCGCTCGCCCAGGGCCTGGACGCGCTGCGCGCCACCGCCGCGGAGGCCGTCCAGCTGCACGGCGGCATCGGCTTCACCTGGGAGCACGAGGCGCACCTCTACTTCAAGCGGGCCGCCGCCGACGAACTGCTCTTCGGGCCGGTGCACCGGCTGCGCGGCCGCGCAGCCGAACAGGCCGGACTCTTCGACCCGGCCGCGGCCGAGGTGACGGCGTGAGCGCCGCCCCGGCCCGGACCGCACCAGGGGTGCGGCTCGTGCAGAAGGTGTCCTCGACGCGTGCGTTCGCGCGTCTCGCCCCGCACTTCGTCCCGGCGATGGACCGCGCCGTACACCGCCTCACCCGGGGCCGGGTCATCCTCAGTGCGCGGATGCTGCCCGGTGTCGTGCTGACCGCGCGCGGCGCCAAGTCCGGGATCACGCGCACCACTCCGCTCGCCTGCATGCCGGAGGAGACCGGCACCTGGCTGCTGATCGGCTCCAACTTCGGCCGGCCCGGCCACCCCGCCTGGACCGCCAACCTGCTCGCCCATCCGGACGCGAAGATCAGCTGGAAGGGCCGGGACATCGCGGTACGGGCCCGGCTACTGGCGGGGGAGGAGCGGGCCGAGGCCTGGCGGGCCGCCCTCGACTTCTGGCCCCCGTACGCCACTTACCAGGCCCGGATCGAGCGGGAGATCCGGCTCTTCAGGCTCGAACCACGCGCCACCTGAGGGCGCCGCGGGGCGCCGCGGGGCGCGGACACGGGAACGCCGGCGGCGCCCACCCCGCTTGTGGGGTGAACCGCCGCCGGCGCGACAGGACTTGGATATATCGGCCGACGTGCCCCTGCCTACTTCGTCGGCTTCTTGCCCGTGATGCCGAGGTGGACCAACAGGGCGAGGTTCGGCCTGAGTTCGGCCTGCTTCACGCCCCAGGTCTGGAAGCCCTTCTGGTGCGAGGCCACCGACGCCAGCATCGCGACGAGCGAGCCCGCCATCGCCGCCGGACTGACGTCCTTGTCGACCTTGCCCTTGGCCTGGAGTTCGGAGACCGCGTCCGTAAGGGAGTTGGTGACCGAGTTCAGGATCTTCATACGGATCTTGTAGAAGCGTTTGTCGCCCTCGGCCGCGCCCAGATCGACGACCCGCAGGATCGCGTCGTTCTTGCGCCAGAAGTCGAGGAAGCCCTCCACGAGCTCCTCCGCCGTCTGCCAGCCCGCCCGGCCGACCCAGGAGCGGCCCTCGACCAGGGAGGTCAACCCGGCGCCCTCCTTGGCCATTTCCTCCGCGACCTCCAGGACAGCGCCCTCGACGTCGGGGAAGTACTGGTAGAAGGTCGCGGGTGAAGTACCCGCCTTCCGCGCCACATCGATGACTTTTACGTCCCGGTACGGCGAGGAGCTGAGCATTTCACTGAGGCAGTCGAGCAGCTTCTGCCGTGTCGCCTGGCCGCGTCGGCCGGCCACTCGGCCGTCGACGGTGCGTACTTGTCCTGTCATGCCGTCAGCTTACCGAGGGGTGATCGGAGCGCGATTCGGCCGAGTGCAAATGGGGGCCCGGGGACGATACGCCCTGATCGGCGCGGGTCGCGGCAGCCGCGGGTGACTGTGGCCGGGGGCGGGCGCCACAGCCGTTCGTCGGTCGCTGGTCGCTGGTCGCTGGCCGCCGGTCGCTGGTCGCTGGCCGCTGGTGCCCCGGTCCGTCGGTCGTCGGTGGCCGGTGTCCCGGTACGCCCGCCTCCGGTCGCCAGTTGCCAGTGCCCCGGTCCGTCGGTCGTCGGTGGTCGGCCGCCGATCGGCGGCCGACCACCGACCCCTTCGCCGCCGACGGGGGCGAAGGGGTCGGCCACTCGAATGGTGTTATCAACAACCTGTGGGCAACTTTGGTGGACAGGCCAAGCGGGACTTGGGTCGACGCCCCTCCCGTCGCAGAAATCTGGCCATATGTTCGAATTGCGAGGCCGCGCCGGACGTGATGGGTCGTTAGTTTGACCCCGGGACGGCTCCACGACGGGGCACCCCAGGGACGGGGCACCTCAGGAAGGAATCAGTCGCATGGGCGGATATCCGGAAGGCGCGCCGTGTTGGGCCGACGCCTCGCTGTCCGATCTGGCGGCAGGCAAGCGGTTCTACGGGGAGCTCCTCGGCTGGACCTTCGACGAGGACACCCCCGCGCGGCACGGGCACTACACCAGCGCGTACAAGGACGGGAAGCGCGTCGCGGCCCTCCAGCCCAAGCGGGACGGCCGGATGCCGACCACCTGGACCGTCTACTTCGCCACCCCCGACGCCCGCGCGCTCGCCTCCCGGATCCGGGAGGCCGGCGGACAGGTGATCACCGACCCGCTGCCGGTTCCGCCGCACGGCACGATGGCGGTCGCCGCCGACCCGGGCGGCGCGGTCTTCGGGCTCTGGCAGGCCGACGCGCACACCGGCTTCGAGCTCACCCGGGAACCCGGCTCGTTCTGCTGGACCGAGGTCTACACCCGCGACAAGGACCAGGCCGACGCGTTCTACGAGTCCGTCTTCGGCTACCTGGGCGGCAGTGCGGGCAGCCCCGACGAGCTGGGCGCCGACATCCGCACCTGGTCGCTGCCGGGGACCGAACCCGGCCCCGGCACCGCCGTCGGCGCCCGCAGCCTCATGTCCCCGGCCTTCCCCGCGGTCCTGCCCGACCACTTCCTCGTGTACTTCCGCGTCGAGGACTGCGACGCGAGCGCCGCCGCCTGCACCCGCCTGGGCGGCCGGGTCACCGCGGAACCGTTCGACATTCGATACGGGCGGATGGCGGTCCTCAACGACAACCAGGGCGCCACCTTCGCAATCCTGGGGGGACAGCCGGTCGGCAACTGACCGAGGTGTCCCGGATAGGGATGAGACATCCCGTTCTGTACCCGGGTTGGCCACCAGCCACCTCCGGCAGGAAGAATCGGGGTGCCGCGTGAGACGCTGCACGGGGCCGAATTCACGCAGGGCCCGTACGGGGAGGTGGCAGGCAAGTGGAGCAGCTGACGCAGCACGACCCGAGGCGGATCGGTCCGTTCGAGGTCCTTGGTCGGCTCGGGGCGGGCGGCATGGGCCTTGTCTATCTGGCGCGCTCGGCCTCCGGCCGCCGCGTCGCGATCAAGACGGTGCGCACCGAGCTCGCCGAGGACCAGCTCTTCCGGGTCCGCTTCACGCGCGAGGTGGAGGCGGCCCGAGCGGTGAGCGGTTTCTACACCGCCGCCGTGGTCGACGCCGATCCGCGCGCCGCGGTGCCGTGGCTGGCCACCGCGTACGTACCGGCGCCCTCCCTCGAAGAAATAGTGAATGAGTGCGGGCCGCTCCCGGCCCAGGCGGTGCGCTGGCTCGCCGCCGGTATCGCCGAGGCCCTCCAGTCCATCCACGGCGCCGGTCTCGTGCACCGCGACCTGAAGCCGTCCAACGTCCTCGTGGTCGAGGACGGGCCGCGGGTGATCGACTTCGGTATCGCGTCAGGGGTCTCCAACACCCGCCTGACCATGACGAACGTGGCTGTGGGCACCCCCGCCTACATGTCGCCCGAGCAGGCCAAGGACTCCCGCAGCGTGACCGGCGCGAGCGATGTGTTCTCGCTCGGCTCCACGCTGGTCTTCGCGGCCACCGGCCACGCGCCCTTCCACGGCGCGAACCCCGTCGAGACCGTTTTCATGCTGCTGCGCGAGGGCCCGGACGTCAGCGGCCTTCCCGACGAGCTGCGTCCGCTCATCGAGTCCTGCATGCAGATGGAGCACCCGAACCGGCCGTCCCCCGAGGACCTCCAGGCCCAGCTCGCGCCGCACCTCTTCGCGTCCGGCTCGGACGACAGCGGTACGGCGTCGGCCTGGCTGCCGCCCCGCTCGGTCGCGATGATCGAGCAGCGCAGGGGCGGCGGCCGCATGCAGGCCGTCGCCCAGTCCGTCGACCCCTCGCCGAGTTCGTCCCCGCGTTCCAGCAGGGGCGGCGGCCCTGCGGCGCCGCCCCGCCCGGCCGAGCCGCCGTACGTCGCGCGGCACGGCGCCGCGCCCGTCACCCATCCACCCCGCCAGGCGGAGGAGCCCGTCCGGCTGCCCGGCGCCAAGGTCCCCATCGGTCCGGGCCCGCGGGCCGACGCCGCCCGCGTCTCCGTCGACGCCGGGCCCACCACCGGCTGGGTGCGCAGGCCCGCCGCCCCCGTCGTCACCAACGGCGCGCTGGCCGCGCCCGTACCGCCGCCCGCGCACCCGCCGGAGACCCCGGGCCGCTGGCGCCCCTGGCGGTTCCGCATGTCGAACGACGTGTGGGGCACCCCCGCCGTCGCCGGCGACCTGCTGTACGTCACCTCCTTCGAGGTGCATGCCCTCGACGTGGCCAGTGGCCGCCGCCAGTTCAAGACGCGGGACGTCGCCTGGGCGATGGCCATCGAGTCCGGCCGTATCCACGCCTCCGACGGCCCCACCCTGTACGCCCTTGACGCCGCCGACGGCGGCGAGCTGTGGCGGCTGCCCACCGACGCCTGGGTGTACTCCCTGAAGGCCGACCGCGGCACCATCGTCACCGGCACCCGCGGTGGCGGCGTCCAGGCCTGGGAGGCGGCCAACGGCGAGAAGCTGTGGGAGCTCTCCGGCGCCCAGAGCGACTTCGAGACCCCCGAGGCCGGGCCCTCGATCCACGACGGAACGGTCTACGTCTGGCAGGACGCCCGGCTGCGCGCCCTGGACGCCCGCAGCGGTGTCGAGCGCTGGTCCTACCCGGTCGGCGACGCGGCGTCCTGCGGCGGCGTCCCGGTGCGGGTCGCGCCCGCGCCCGACGGCTACGTCTACGTCTCGGCGGGCACCCGCGTCCTGGCCATCGACATCGCCTCCGGCCACGTCCGCTGGCACTTCGAGGCGCCCGCCGCCTTCCTGTGCCCGCCGACGTTCGCACCGGGCCCGGCGGTGGCCGGCGGCGGCGTGTACCTCGCCGACTACCTCGGCACCGTGTACGCCCTGGACGCGGCGACCGGCAAGGACCGCTGGCGCATCGCCACCGAGTCCCGCCAGTCCGTCGAGCCGGTCCTGGTGGCCGACGGCAACGTCCACGTGGGCAGCGGCAACGCGCTCTACACCCTGGACGCGGTGACCTCGACCCCCAAGTGGCGCTTCGCGGCGGGCGGCGAGGTGGTGGGCACCCCGGTCGTCGCCGACGGCCGCATCCACTTCGGCTCGGCCGACCACTGCCTCTACACCCTGGACGCGGCGGGCGGCCAGCTCCGCTGGAAGCTCGCCACCGGCGGCGAGATCACCGGCTCGCCGGTGGCCCGCGGAGGCGTCGTGTACGCGTGCAGCAAGGACCGCTGCGTGTACGCGCTGGACGCGGTGAAGGGGACCGCCACTTCCGGATCCCGCTAGTGCCGTGCGGCGCGCGGCCCGGTTCGCTGGTTGCCCCGGGCGGCGTGGCCCCGATTCGCTGCGGGCCGTGCGTAGCTGATCGCGCAGTTCCTCGCGCCCCTTGTGTGGGCCGCCGCCCTGGTTCGCTGCGGGCCGTGTGTGGCTGGTCGCGCAGTTCCTCGCGCCCCCTTCTGGGGCGCGCCACCCTGGAAGAGGTGTGGGATGTGCGTTGCTGGTCGTGTAGTTTCCGCGCTCCTTCTTGGGGCGGTACCCCGAAAGGTCTTGTCCCGTATGGCAGTTGAGGCGCTCTCCCCTTCCGTCGTCATCGGCCGGTTGCGGGCCGCCGGGTGCGTATTCGCCGAGGACGAGGCGGAGTTGCTCCTCGCCACGGCCGAAGACCCCGCCGAACTCGCCGCGATGGTGGAGCGGAGGGCGTCCGGACTACCCCTCGAACACGTCCTGGGCTGGGCCGGGTTCCACGGTCTTCGGGTGGCCGTGGACCCCGGGGTCTTCGTCCCGCGCCGACGCACCGAATTCCTCGTCCAGCAGGCGCTGGCGCTCACGGACACCACCGCCCCGGTCGTCGTCGTGGACCTGTGCTGCGGTTCGGGCGCGCTCGGCGCCGCGCTCGC
Coding sequences:
- a CDS encoding acyl-CoA dehydrogenase family protein, which codes for MDAAFTAEQDEIRRTLRELLAKHCGPHDVKNAVRTPLGHDGALWDRLATELGLPGLALPEEYGGAGCTTTELALACEETGRALLPSPLLATAALAAPLITALGTDAQRNALLPLIARGERTATLAVPGAGLALALGLTGANTDGAWAGGGRAGGVQAKGAPDGTWRLYGEADQVLDGHSAGLLLVAAHTGGFARSRTLLFLVPGDADGLRRTRRTTLDETRPQARIQLRDVQGELLGADDTVDISGALGATGRGAAVCLAAEAVGAAAEALDRTVAYVKEREQFGRAIGSFQAVKHRLADLYVQVQAARSAAYYAAWDPGAGALALAQGLDALRATAAEAVQLHGGIGFTWEHEAHLYFKRAAADELLFGPVHRLRGRAAEQAGLFDPAAAEVTA
- a CDS encoding thiolase C-terminal domain-containing protein, whose translation is MSSTPSTHRPRKVAVVGVALSDTGRVDDATPYALHAQAARRALADSGLSREVIDGFGSAGLGTLAPVEVAEYLGLRPTWVDSTAVGGATWEVMAAHAADAIAAGHANAVLLVYGSTARADIKARRRTSNLSFGGRGPLQFEVPYGHTLIAKYAMAARRHMHEYGTTIEQLAQVAVQARANAATNADAMFREPVTVEEVLSGPMIADPFTKLHCCIRSDGGCAVLLAAEEHVPDTAKSPVWVLGSGTSVSHTTMSQWEDFTVSPAAVSGRLAFERAGVRPADIDLAEIYDAFTYMTLVTLEDLGFCAKGEGGAFVEKGRLLRDGELPVNTDGGGLSACHPGMRGLFLLVEAVRQLRGEGGAGQVRRGDGSLPELAVASGTGGWFCSSGTVVLGRG
- a CDS encoding nitroreductase family deazaflavin-dependent oxidoreductase yields the protein MSAAPARTAPGVRLVQKVSSTRAFARLAPHFVPAMDRAVHRLTRGRVILSARMLPGVVLTARGAKSGITRTTPLACMPEETGTWLLIGSNFGRPGHPAWTANLLAHPDAKISWKGRDIAVRARLLAGEERAEAWRAALDFWPPYATYQARIEREIRLFRLEPRAT
- a CDS encoding TetR family transcriptional regulator, which codes for MTGQVRTVDGRVAGRRGQATRQKLLDCLSEMLSSSPYRDVKVIDVARKAGTSPATFYQYFPDVEGAVLEVAEEMAKEGAGLTSLVEGRSWVGRAGWQTAEELVEGFLDFWRKNDAILRVVDLGAAEGDKRFYKIRMKILNSVTNSLTDAVSELQAKGKVDKDVSPAAMAGSLVAMLASVASHQKGFQTWGVKQAELRPNLALLVHLGITGKKPTK
- a CDS encoding outer membrane protein assembly factor BamB family protein — translated: MEQLTQHDPRRIGPFEVLGRLGAGGMGLVYLARSASGRRVAIKTVRTELAEDQLFRVRFTREVEAARAVSGFYTAAVVDADPRAAVPWLATAYVPAPSLEEIVNECGPLPAQAVRWLAAGIAEALQSIHGAGLVHRDLKPSNVLVVEDGPRVIDFGIASGVSNTRLTMTNVAVGTPAYMSPEQAKDSRSVTGASDVFSLGSTLVFAATGHAPFHGANPVETVFMLLREGPDVSGLPDELRPLIESCMQMEHPNRPSPEDLQAQLAPHLFASGSDDSGTASAWLPPRSVAMIEQRRGGGRMQAVAQSVDPSPSSSPRSSRGGGPAAPPRPAEPPYVARHGAAPVTHPPRQAEEPVRLPGAKVPIGPGPRADAARVSVDAGPTTGWVRRPAAPVVTNGALAAPVPPPAHPPETPGRWRPWRFRMSNDVWGTPAVAGDLLYVTSFEVHALDVASGRRQFKTRDVAWAMAIESGRIHASDGPTLYALDAADGGELWRLPTDAWVYSLKADRGTIVTGTRGGGVQAWEAANGEKLWELSGAQSDFETPEAGPSIHDGTVYVWQDARLRALDARSGVERWSYPVGDAASCGGVPVRVAPAPDGYVYVSAGTRVLAIDIASGHVRWHFEAPAAFLCPPTFAPGPAVAGGGVYLADYLGTVYALDAATGKDRWRIATESRQSVEPVLVADGNVHVGSGNALYTLDAVTSTPKWRFAAGGEVVGTPVVADGRIHFGSADHCLYTLDAAGGQLRWKLATGGEITGSPVARGGVVYACSKDRCVYALDAVKGTATSGSR
- a CDS encoding VOC family protein, which translates into the protein MGGYPEGAPCWADASLSDLAAGKRFYGELLGWTFDEDTPARHGHYTSAYKDGKRVAALQPKRDGRMPTTWTVYFATPDARALASRIREAGGQVITDPLPVPPHGTMAVAADPGGAVFGLWQADAHTGFELTREPGSFCWTEVYTRDKDQADAFYESVFGYLGGSAGSPDELGADIRTWSLPGTEPGPGTAVGARSLMSPAFPAVLPDHFLVYFRVEDCDASAAACTRLGGRVTAEPFDIRYGRMAVLNDNQGATFAILGGQPVGN